From a region of the Streptomyces venezuelae genome:
- a CDS encoding two-component system response regulator, with translation MVQKAKILLVDDRPENLLALEAILSALDQTLVRASSGEEALKALLTDDFAVILLDVQMPGMDGFETAAHIKRRERTRDIPIIFLTAINHGPHHTFRGYAAGAVDYISKPFDPWVLRAKVSVFVELYTKNCQLREQAALLRLQLEGGGSGGVDAGKETAGLLAELSARLAAVEEQAEALTKQLGEDSADAGVVATAAHLERKLTGLRRALDALEPGSAGGASVLPAQN, from the coding sequence ATGGTGCAGAAGGCCAAGATCCTCCTGGTCGACGACCGGCCGGAGAATCTGCTGGCGCTGGAGGCCATCCTCTCCGCGCTCGATCAGACACTGGTCCGGGCGTCGTCGGGGGAGGAAGCGCTCAAAGCGCTGCTGACGGACGATTTCGCGGTCATCCTGCTGGATGTCCAGATGCCGGGCATGGACGGATTCGAAACGGCCGCGCACATCAAGCGGCGGGAACGGACCCGGGACATCCCGATCATCTTCCTCACCGCGATCAACCACGGTCCGCACCACACGTTCCGCGGCTACGCGGCGGGTGCGGTCGACTACATCTCCAAGCCGTTCGACCCCTGGGTGCTGCGGGCCAAGGTCTCGGTCTTCGTGGAGCTGTACACGAAGAACTGCCAACTGCGCGAGCAGGCGGCCCTGCTGCGGCTCCAGCTGGAGGGCGGCGGCTCGGGCGGCGTGGACGCGGGCAAGGAGACGGCCGGACTGCTGGCCGAGCTCTCCGCCCGGCTCGCGGCGGTCGAGGAGCAGGCCGAGGCGCTGACCAAGCAGCTCGGCGAGGATTCGGCCGACGCCGGCGTGGTCGCGACCGCGGCTCATCTGGAGCGCAAACTCACCGGGCTGCGGAGGGCACTCGACGCGCTGGAGCCGGGGAGCGCCGGAGGGGCGTCGGTCCTGCCCGCGCAGAACTGA
- a CDS encoding HAMP domain-containing protein has product MESGAAVRRTGTRPKGGRSRRSGTTEVDTAALNRLLTALVSMRDGNFRKRLTVSGEGVMAEIAAVYNEVADRNLHLTGELSRVRRTVGREGKLSERLETGACEGSWAAAIDASNQLVDDLARPVSEVGRVLSAVAEGDLDQRMDLRTQAAEGAGHPLRGEFLKVGRTVNNLVDQLSAFTDEVTRVALEVGTEGKLGGQAQVRGMSGSWKDLTDSVNTMAYRLTAQVRDIALVTTAVAKGDLSRKVTVHVAGEMLQLKNTVNTMVDQLSSFSSEVTRVAREVGTEGELGGQAKVPGVAGVWKDLTDSVNTMAGNLTAQVRGIAQVTTAVANGDLSQKVRVSARGEVAQLAETINQMTETLRTFADEVTRVASEVGAKGLLGGQAQVPGAAGTWKDLTDSVNTVFRNLTTQVRDIAQVTTAVANGDLSQKVTVDVAGEMLELKNTVNTMVDQLSSFGAEVTRVAREVGVEGELGGQAQVPGAAGTWKDLTDSVNTAFRNLTGQVRNIAQVTTAVANGDLSQKVTVDVSGEMLQLKNTVNTMVDQLSSFADQVTRMARDVGTEGRLGGQARVEGVSGTWKELTDSVNFMAGNLTSQVRQIAQVTTAVARGDLSQKIDVDARGEILELKNTINTMVDQLSAFAEQVTRVARDVGTEGRLGGQAQVPGVAGVWRDLTDSVNGMAGNLTSQVRNIAQVATAVARGDLSQKIDVDARGEILELKNTLNTMVDQLSNFAEQVTRVAREVGTEGILGGQAEVKGVSGTWKDLTQSVNFMANNLTSQVRNIAEVTTAVAMGDLSKKITVDAKGEILELVTTVNTMVDQLSSFAEQVTRVAREVGSEGILGGQARVRGVTGIWKDLTDNVNLMANNLTSQVRNISQVSAAVANGDLTKKVTVEARGEVAQLADTVNTMVKTLSSFADEVTRVAREVGTEGRLGGQAHVPGVSGTWKDLTDSVNFMASNLTGQVRQIAMVTTAIAKGDMTKKIDIDARGEILELKTTINTMVDQLSSFADQVTRVAREVGTEGILGGQARVRDVDGTWRDLTESVNEMAGNLTRQVRAIAAVATAVTRGDLNLKIDVDAAGEIQVLQDNINTMIANLRDTTLANKEQDWLKGNLARISALMQGRRELDDVASLIMSELTPVVSAQHGAFFLALPAGGTTEIGTEGGAEGSYELRMRGSYAYAGGQMPISFRPGEGLIGAVAEEKRMILVENTPPGYLKISSGLGEAPPAHVIVLPVLFEGKLLGVIELASFTPFTQIQKDFLSQIAEMIGTSVNTISVNSKTEMLLKQSQEMTEQLRERSDELENRQKALQAANAELEEKAELLAQQNRDIEVKNTEIEEARQVLEERAEQLAVSMRYKSEFLANMSHELRTPLNSLLILAKLLADNAEGNLSPKQVEFAETIHGAGSDLLQLINDILDLSKVEAGKMDVSPTRIALVQLVDYVEATFRPLTAEKGLDFSVRVSPELPATLHTDEQRLLQVLRNLLSNAVKFTDTGAVELVIRPAGADVPTAIREQLLEAGSLREADADLIAFSVTDTGIGIAASKMLVIFEAFKQADGTTSRKYGGTGLGLSISREIARLLGGEIHAASEPGRGSTFTLYLPLHPSELPPQGYAPPTPGGARGELYRKSPAAGRPALPGTPAGPAAAPSVHAQPVRPALSAADPAGQGQGGGAALFRRRRKAASDLEPRTAVPGQPNVVGAEDGWGSAEEELPVVPRTYDFHGERVLIVDDDVRNVFALTSVLEQHGLAVLYAENGREGIEVLEQHDDVTVVLMDIMMPEMDGYATTSAIRRMPQFAGLPIIALTAKAMKGDREKAIDSGASDYVTKPVDPDYLLSVMEQWMRGK; this is encoded by the coding sequence TGGACGATCTGGCCCGGCCGGTGTCCGAGGTGGGCCGGGTGCTGTCGGCGGTGGCCGAGGGCGATCTGGACCAGCGGATGGATCTGCGGACGCAGGCGGCCGAGGGGGCCGGGCATCCGCTGCGCGGGGAGTTCCTGAAGGTCGGGCGCACGGTCAACAACCTGGTCGACCAGCTGTCGGCGTTCACCGACGAGGTGACGCGCGTGGCGCTGGAGGTGGGTACCGAGGGCAAACTCGGTGGTCAGGCCCAGGTGCGCGGGATGTCGGGCTCCTGGAAGGATCTGACCGACTCCGTCAACACGATGGCGTACCGGCTCACCGCACAGGTGCGTGACATCGCTCTCGTCACGACGGCGGTGGCGAAGGGCGATCTGTCGCGCAAGGTCACGGTGCACGTGGCCGGCGAGATGCTCCAGCTGAAGAACACCGTGAACACGATGGTGGACCAGCTGTCGTCGTTCTCCTCCGAGGTGACCCGTGTCGCCCGTGAGGTGGGTACGGAGGGCGAGCTGGGCGGCCAGGCGAAGGTCCCCGGGGTCGCGGGTGTGTGGAAGGACCTGACGGACTCGGTCAACACCATGGCCGGGAACCTGACGGCCCAGGTGCGCGGGATCGCGCAGGTCACGACGGCGGTCGCGAACGGTGACCTGTCGCAGAAGGTACGGGTCAGCGCGCGCGGCGAGGTGGCGCAGCTGGCCGAAACGATCAACCAGATGACCGAGACGCTGCGGACCTTCGCGGACGAGGTCACGCGTGTGGCCAGTGAGGTCGGGGCGAAGGGTCTGCTCGGCGGCCAGGCGCAGGTGCCGGGGGCGGCCGGGACGTGGAAGGACCTCACCGACTCGGTGAACACGGTCTTCCGCAACCTCACCACCCAGGTGCGGGACATCGCGCAGGTGACGACGGCGGTGGCCAACGGCGACCTGTCCCAGAAGGTCACGGTCGACGTCGCCGGCGAGATGCTGGAGCTGAAGAACACCGTCAACACGATGGTCGACCAGCTGTCGTCCTTCGGTGCGGAAGTGACGCGTGTGGCCCGTGAGGTCGGCGTCGAGGGTGAACTGGGCGGCCAGGCGCAGGTGCCGGGCGCCGCGGGGACGTGGAAGGACCTCACCGACTCGGTGAACACCGCCTTCCGCAACCTCACCGGGCAGGTGCGCAACATCGCGCAGGTGACGACGGCGGTGGCCAACGGCGACCTGTCCCAGAAGGTCACCGTGGACGTCTCCGGCGAGATGCTCCAGCTGAAGAACACCGTGAACACGATGGTGGACCAGCTGTCCTCCTTCGCCGACCAGGTCACGCGGATGGCGCGGGACGTGGGTACGGAGGGCCGCCTCGGCGGCCAGGCCCGGGTGGAGGGTGTGTCCGGCACCTGGAAGGAGCTCACCGACTCCGTCAACTTCATGGCCGGGAACCTGACCTCGCAGGTGCGCCAGATCGCCCAGGTGACGACGGCGGTGGCCCGGGGCGACCTGTCGCAGAAGATCGACGTGGATGCCCGGGGCGAGATCCTGGAGCTGAAGAACACCATCAACACGATGGTCGACCAGCTCTCGGCCTTCGCCGAGCAGGTGACCCGGGTGGCCCGGGACGTGGGTACGGAGGGCCGGCTCGGCGGTCAGGCGCAGGTGCCCGGGGTGGCCGGCGTATGGCGGGACCTGACGGACTCCGTGAACGGCATGGCCGGGAACCTGACCTCGCAGGTGCGCAACATCGCCCAGGTCGCCACGGCGGTGGCCCGCGGTGACCTGTCGCAGAAGATCGACGTGGATGCCCGGGGCGAGATCCTGGAGCTGAAGAACACCCTCAACACCATGGTCGACCAGCTCTCGAACTTCGCGGAGCAGGTGACGCGGGTGGCGCGCGAGGTGGGCACCGAGGGCATCCTCGGCGGCCAGGCGGAGGTGAAGGGGGTCTCCGGCACCTGGAAGGACCTCACCCAGTCCGTCAACTTCATGGCGAACAACCTGACGTCCCAGGTGCGCAACATCGCCGAGGTGACCACCGCGGTGGCCATGGGCGACCTCTCCAAGAAGATCACCGTCGACGCCAAGGGCGAGATCCTCGAACTGGTCACCACCGTGAACACGATGGTGGACCAGCTGTCGTCCTTCGCGGAGCAGGTGACGCGGGTGGCGCGCGAGGTGGGCTCCGAGGGCATCCTCGGCGGCCAGGCCCGGGTGCGCGGGGTGACGGGCATCTGGAAGGACCTGACCGACAACGTCAACCTGATGGCCAACAACCTGACCTCCCAGGTGCGCAACATCTCGCAGGTCTCGGCCGCGGTCGCCAACGGCGATCTGACGAAGAAGGTCACGGTCGAGGCGCGCGGCGAGGTCGCGCAGCTCGCCGACACCGTCAACACGATGGTGAAGACCCTGTCCTCGTTCGCGGACGAGGTGACGCGCGTGGCCCGTGAGGTGGGCACCGAGGGCCGTCTGGGCGGTCAGGCGCACGTGCCGGGCGTCTCGGGTACGTGGAAGGACCTCACCGACTCGGTGAACTTCATGGCCTCGAACCTCACCGGTCAGGTGCGGCAGATCGCCATGGTCACGACCGCCATCGCCAAGGGCGACATGACCAAGAAGATCGACATCGACGCCCGGGGCGAGATCCTGGAGCTCAAGACGACCATCAACACGATGGTCGACCAGCTGTCCTCCTTCGCGGACCAGGTGACCCGGGTGGCCCGCGAGGTGGGTACCGAGGGCATCCTGGGCGGTCAGGCGCGGGTCCGGGACGTCGACGGCACGTGGCGGGACCTGACCGAGTCCGTGAACGAGATGGCCGGGAACCTCACCCGGCAGGTGCGCGCGATCGCGGCCGTGGCCACCGCGGTGACCCGCGGTGACCTCAACCTGAAGATCGACGTGGACGCGGCGGGCGAGATCCAGGTCCTGCAGGACAACATCAACACGATGATCGCGAACCTGCGCGACACCACCCTGGCCAACAAGGAGCAGGACTGGCTCAAGGGCAACCTCGCCCGGATCTCCGCCCTGATGCAGGGCCGTCGGGAGCTCGACGACGTGGCCTCGCTGATCATGAGCGAGCTGACCCCGGTGGTCTCCGCGCAGCACGGCGCCTTCTTCCTGGCGCTGCCCGCCGGCGGTACCACCGAGATCGGGACGGAGGGGGGCGCGGAGGGCTCGTACGAGCTGCGGATGCGCGGGAGTTACGCGTACGCCGGCGGCCAGATGCCCATCTCCTTCCGGCCGGGGGAGGGGCTGATCGGGGCGGTCGCCGAGGAGAAGCGGATGATCCTCGTCGAGAACACCCCGCCGGGCTACCTGAAGATCTCCTCGGGTCTGGGGGAGGCGCCTCCGGCGCATGTGATCGTGCTGCCGGTGCTCTTCGAGGGGAAGCTGCTCGGCGTCATCGAGCTGGCCTCCTTCACGCCCTTCACCCAGATCCAGAAGGACTTCCTCAGCCAGATCGCCGAGATGATCGGTACGAGCGTCAACACCATCAGCGTCAACTCCAAGACGGAGATGCTGCTGAAGCAGTCGCAGGAGATGACCGAGCAGCTGCGCGAGCGCTCCGACGAACTGGAGAACCGGCAGAAGGCCCTGCAGGCCGCCAACGCGGAACTGGAGGAGAAGGCCGAGCTGCTGGCCCAGCAGAACCGGGACATCGAGGTGAAGAACACCGAGATCGAGGAGGCGCGGCAGGTCCTGGAGGAGCGTGCCGAGCAGCTCGCGGTCTCGATGCGCTACAAGTCCGAGTTCCTGGCGAACATGTCGCACGAGCTGCGGACCCCGCTCAACTCGCTGCTGATCCTGGCCAAGCTGCTCGCCGACAACGCGGAGGGGAACCTCTCGCCGAAGCAGGTGGAGTTCGCCGAGACCATCCACGGCGCGGGTTCCGACCTGCTGCAGCTGATCAACGACATCCTCGACCTGTCGAAGGTCGAGGCCGGGAAGATGGACGTCTCGCCGACCCGGATCGCGCTGGTCCAGCTCGTGGACTACGTGGAGGCGACCTTCCGGCCGTTGACGGCGGAGAAGGGCCTGGACTTCTCGGTACGGGTCTCCCCGGAGCTGCCCGCCACGCTGCACACCGACGAGCAGCGGCTGCTCCAGGTGCTGCGGAACCTGCTGTCCAACGCGGTGAAGTTCACCGACACCGGGGCGGTGGAGCTGGTGATCAGGCCGGCGGGCGCCGATGTGCCCACCGCGATCCGTGAGCAGCTGCTGGAGGCGGGTTCGCTGCGGGAGGCGGACGCGGACCTGATCGCCTTCTCGGTCACCGACACCGGGATCGGGATCGCCGCGAGCAAGATGCTGGTGATCTTCGAGGCGTTCAAGCAGGCGGACGGCACGACGAGCCGCAAGTACGGCGGCACCGGGCTGGGGCTGTCCATCAGCCGGGAGATCGCCCGCCTGCTGGGCGGGGAGATCCACGCGGCCAGCGAGCCGGGCCGCGGCTCCACCTTCACGCTGTACCTGCCGCTCCACCCGAGCGAGCTGCCCCCGCAGGGGTACGCGCCGCCGACCCCCGGTGGGGCCCGCGGCGAGCTGTACCGCAAGTCGCCCGCGGCGGGCCGGCCGGCGCTGCCGGGTACCCCGGCGGGGCCTGCGGCCGCGCCGTCGGTGCACGCGCAGCCGGTACGGCCGGCGCTGTCGGCGGCGGATCCGGCCGGGCAGGGGCAGGGCGGCGGGGCCGCGCTGTTCCGGCGGCGGCGCAAGGCGGCGAGCGATCTGGAGCCGCGTACGGCGGTGCCGGGCCAGCCGAACGTGGTCGGGGCCGAGGACGGCTGGGGCAGCGCGGAGGAGGAGCTTCCGGTGGTGCCCCGGACGTACGACTTCCACGGCGAGAGGGTGCTCATCGTCGACGACGACGTACGCAACGTCTTCGCGCTCACCAGCGTGCTGGAGCAGCACGGACTGGCCGTGCTGTACGCGGAGAACGGGCGGGAGGGCATCGAAGTCCTGGAGCAGCACGACGATGTGACGGTGGTGCTGATGGACATCATGATGCCCGAGATGGACGGGTACGCGACGACCTCGGCGATCCGGCGGATGCCGCAGTTCGCCGGGCTGCCGATCATCGCGCTGACGGCGAAGGCGATGAAGGGGGACCGCGAGAAGGCGATCGACTCCGGCGCTTCCGACTACGTCACCAAGCCGGTCGATCCCGACTACCTGCTGTCGGTGATGGAGCAGTGGATGCGCGGCAAGTGA
- a CDS encoding helix-turn-helix domain-containing protein, with protein MSIGNSNSPEEERPSTDDRSEDRIVERPVEGPSIGTALKKARIAAGLTVDEVSSTTRVRIPIVHAIEEDDFTRCGGDVYARGHIRTLARAVHLDPAPLVESYDAAHGGRPVPTPAAPMFDAERIRPERQRPNWTAAMVAAIVAVIGFVGFTAFSGGDEKDKRPVAEGSASPQPAPKQTGGKPVAQPPQTPQSPKPEPSDSAIAAAPKDLVTVVLTADTGESWISAKDSTGRLLYDGTLTQGESKTFTDKESVDLVLGDAGAVKLFVNGKEIKDDFQPGQVERLKYTKADPAQDQPQAG; from the coding sequence GTGTCCATCGGCAACTCCAACTCCCCCGAAGAAGAGCGGCCTTCGACCGACGACCGGTCCGAGGACCGCATCGTCGAACGTCCCGTCGAAGGACCGTCCATCGGGACGGCCCTCAAGAAGGCCCGGATCGCCGCCGGGCTCACCGTCGACGAGGTCAGTTCCACCACCCGCGTGCGCATCCCGATCGTGCACGCGATCGAAGAGGACGACTTCACGCGGTGCGGCGGCGACGTCTACGCCCGCGGTCACATCCGTACGCTCGCCCGCGCCGTCCACCTCGATCCGGCACCCCTGGTCGAGAGCTACGACGCGGCCCACGGCGGCCGGCCGGTACCCACCCCCGCCGCGCCGATGTTCGACGCCGAGCGGATCCGCCCCGAGCGCCAGCGGCCCAACTGGACCGCGGCCATGGTCGCCGCCATCGTCGCCGTGATCGGCTTCGTGGGCTTCACCGCCTTCAGCGGCGGCGACGAGAAGGACAAGCGCCCGGTGGCGGAAGGTTCCGCCTCCCCCCAGCCCGCACCCAAGCAGACCGGCGGCAAGCCGGTCGCCCAGCCTCCGCAGACCCCGCAGTCGCCCAAGCCGGAGCCCTCGGACAGTGCGATCGCCGCCGCGCCCAAGGACCTCGTCACCGTGGTCCTGACGGCCGACACGGGCGAGAGCTGGATCTCCGCGAAGGACTCCACCGGCCGGCTGCTCTACGACGGCACCCTCACGCAGGGTGAGTCCAAGACCTTCACCGACAAGGAATCCGTCGACCTCGTGCTCGGCGACGCCGGGGCCGTGAAGCTCTTCGTGAACGGCAAGGAGATCAAGGACGACTTCCAGCCGGGCCAGGTGGAGCGTCTGAAATACACGAAGGCCGACCCGGCCCAGGACCAGCCCCAGGCGGGCTGA
- a CDS encoding FtsK/SpoIIIE family DNA translocase, giving the protein MASRTSGKGSQSSAGTAKGRTGRTTAPAKKAAPARKPPAKKAAAARRAPVKKVAAKPAPSPTGGVVRLVRALWLGCAHAVGAVFRGIGQGARNLDPAHRKDGVALLLLALALIVAAGTWSNLSGPVGDLVTMLITGLFGRLDLLVPILLGVMAVRFIRHPEQTDANGRIGIGLSALVIGVLGLVHIACGAPGRDEGTTAMQNAGGLIGWGASKPLIFTMGAPLAVPMLVLLTIFGLLVVTATPVNAIPQRLRRLGIRLGIIAPNEYDEGYGEAEGAAGERHDPEQWRARGGAGERSGDPVDEAEAEALARRRRPRGTPARPAMERGMDAVDVAAAAAAALDGAVYGGMPPSPLVADLTQGISTEREGAEPTTPVPAVRAARPVPDSTPATAPEAPAEAPAEAAGQPHATTAAASGTLSVPDLTKAPPQTQALPPRAEQLQLRGDITYALPSLDLLEKGGPGKTRSAANDAVVASLRNVFTEFKVDADVTGFTRGPTVTRYEVTLGAAVKVERITALTKNIAYAVASPDVRIISPIPGKSAVGIEIPNTDREMVNLGDVLRLADAAEDDHPMLVALGKDVEGGYVMANLAKMPHVLVAGATGSGKSSCINCLITSIMVRATPEDVRMVLVDPKRVELTAYEGIPHLITPIITNPKRAAEALQWVVREMDLRYDDLAAFGYRHIDDFNQAIRDGKIKLPPGSERELSPYPYLLVIVDELADLMMVAPRDVEDSIVRITQLARAAGIHLVLATQRPSVDVVTGLIKANVPSRLAFATSSLADSRVILDQPGAEKLIGKGDGLFLPMGANKPVRLQGAFVTEDEIAGIVQHCKDQMAPVFRDDVTVGQKQKKEIDEDIGDDLDLLCQAAELVVSTQFGSTSMLQRKLRVGFAKAGRLMDLMESRGIVGPSEGSKARDVLLKADDLDAVLAVIRGEAHP; this is encoded by the coding sequence ATGGCTTCACGTACGTCCGGCAAGGGTTCCCAGAGCAGCGCGGGCACCGCGAAGGGCCGCACCGGCCGGACGACGGCGCCGGCGAAGAAGGCCGCGCCCGCGCGCAAGCCCCCGGCGAAGAAGGCCGCGGCCGCCCGGCGGGCCCCGGTCAAGAAGGTCGCGGCCAAGCCCGCGCCGTCGCCGACCGGGGGCGTGGTGCGGCTGGTGCGCGCCCTCTGGCTGGGCTGCGCCCACGCGGTGGGTGCCGTTTTCCGGGGGATCGGCCAGGGTGCCAGGAACCTCGACCCGGCGCACCGCAAGGACGGCGTGGCGCTGTTGCTGCTGGCCCTCGCGCTGATCGTCGCCGCCGGTACCTGGTCGAATCTGAGCGGTCCCGTCGGGGATCTGGTCACGATGCTGATCACCGGGCTCTTCGGACGGCTGGATCTGCTCGTGCCGATCCTGCTCGGCGTGATGGCGGTGCGTTTCATCCGCCACCCCGAGCAGACCGATGCCAACGGCCGTATCGGCATCGGGCTGTCGGCCCTCGTCATCGGGGTTCTGGGACTGGTCCACATCGCCTGCGGGGCGCCCGGCCGGGACGAGGGCACCACCGCCATGCAGAACGCGGGCGGGCTCATCGGCTGGGGTGCCTCCAAGCCGCTGATCTTCACCATGGGCGCGCCACTGGCCGTGCCCATGCTGGTGCTGCTCACGATCTTCGGGCTGCTCGTGGTGACGGCGACCCCGGTGAACGCGATCCCGCAGCGGCTGCGCCGGCTCGGTATCCGGCTCGGGATCATCGCCCCGAACGAGTACGACGAGGGGTACGGCGAGGCCGAGGGCGCCGCCGGCGAGCGGCACGACCCGGAGCAGTGGAGGGCCCGCGGCGGAGCAGGTGAGCGTTCCGGCGACCCGGTGGACGAGGCCGAGGCGGAAGCCCTCGCCCGGCGCCGCAGGCCGCGCGGCACCCCGGCCCGGCCCGCCATGGAGCGGGGCATGGACGCCGTCGACGTGGCCGCGGCGGCCGCCGCGGCGCTGGACGGGGCGGTCTACGGCGGAATGCCGCCCTCGCCGCTCGTCGCCGACCTCACGCAGGGGATCAGCACCGAGCGGGAGGGTGCGGAGCCCACCACTCCGGTGCCGGCCGTCCGCGCGGCGCGCCCCGTACCCGACTCCACCCCGGCGACCGCGCCCGAAGCGCCGGCCGAAGCGCCGGCCGAGGCCGCCGGGCAGCCGCACGCCACCACCGCAGCGGCCTCCGGGACGCTGTCGGTGCCCGACCTGACCAAGGCCCCGCCGCAGACCCAGGCGCTGCCGCCGCGCGCCGAGCAGCTCCAGCTGCGCGGGGACATCACGTACGCGCTGCCCTCGCTCGACCTGCTGGAGAAGGGCGGGCCGGGCAAGACCCGCAGCGCCGCCAACGACGCGGTGGTCGCCTCCCTGCGCAACGTGTTCACCGAGTTCAAGGTCGACGCGGACGTCACCGGCTTCACCCGGGGCCCGACCGTCACCCGGTACGAGGTCACCCTGGGCGCCGCGGTCAAGGTCGAGCGCATCACGGCGCTGACCAAGAACATCGCCTATGCCGTGGCGTCGCCGGACGTCCGGATCATCAGCCCGATCCCGGGCAAGTCCGCGGTCGGCATCGAGATCCCGAACACCGACCGCGAGATGGTCAACCTCGGTGACGTCCTGCGCCTCGCGGACGCGGCGGAGGACGACCATCCGATGCTGGTCGCGCTCGGCAAGGACGTCGAGGGCGGCTACGTCATGGCCAACCTGGCCAAGATGCCGCACGTGCTGGTCGCCGGTGCCACCGGTTCCGGCAAGTCCTCCTGCATCAACTGCCTGATCACCTCGATCATGGTGCGGGCCACCCCGGAGGACGTCCGGATGGTCCTCGTGGACCCCAAGCGCGTCGAGCTGACGGCGTACGAGGGCATCCCGCACCTGATCACGCCGATCATCACCAACCCCAAGCGGGCCGCCGAGGCGCTGCAGTGGGTCGTGCGCGAGATGGACCTGCGCTACGACGACCTGGCCGCCTTCGGCTACCGGCACATCGACGACTTCAACCAGGCCATCCGGGACGGCAAGATCAAACTGCCGCCGGGCAGCGAGCGGGAGCTCAGCCCGTACCCGTACCTGCTGGTGATCGTCGACGAGCTCGCCGACCTGATGATGGTGGCCCCGCGCGACGTCGAGGACTCGATCGTCCGCATCACCCAGCTGGCCCGCGCGGCCGGCATCCACCTGGTGCTCGCCACCCAGCGGCCCTCGGTGGACGTCGTCACCGGCCTGATCAAGGCGAACGTGCCCTCACGCCTGGCCTTCGCCACCTCCTCGCTCGCCGACAGCCGGGTCATCCTCGACCAGCCCGGCGCCGAGAAGCTCATCGGCAAGGGCGACGGGCTGTTCCTGCCGATGGGCGCCAACAAGCCGGTCCGCCTCCAGGGCGCCTTCGTCACCGAGGACGAGATCGCCGGGATCGTCCAGCACTGCAAGGACCAGATGGCGCCCGTCTTCCGGGACGACGTCACCGTCGGGCAGAAGCAGAAGAAGGAGATCGACGAGGACATCGGCGACGACCTGGACCTGCTGTGCCAGGCGGCGGAGCTCGTGGTCTCCACCCAGTTCGGGTCCACCTCGATGCTCCAGCGCAAGCTGCGGGTGGGTTTCGCGAAGGCCGGGCGGCTCATGGACCTCATGGAGTCGCGGGGAATCGTCGGGCCCAGCGAGGGCTCGAAGGCGCGCGACGTCCTGTTGAAGGCCGACGACCTGGACGCGGTGCTCGCCGTCATCCGGGGCGAGGCCCATCCGTGA